One Syntrophobacterales bacterium genomic window carries:
- the thyX gene encoding FAD-dependent thymidylate synthase: protein MMETKLKVLLISHTPEPEGTVAAAARLCYRSGGIDTLKGEIPAGQAKAFLNKLMGMGHMSPVEHVSFTFAIEGISRTCSHQLVRHRLASYSQQSQRYVSKTAGFQYVIPPVIDDDEEMRTRFKTFMKETQKFYNYLVARLEEKGLKGESVREDARFVLPNAAETKIIVTMNARELLHFFAQRCCNRAQWEIRRMATEMLKLARNVAPTLFAFSGPSCVKGPCPEGAYSCGRMKEVRKRFRSLL from the coding sequence ATGATGGAGACGAAGCTGAAAGTCCTGTTAATTAGCCACACACCTGAACCGGAAGGGACGGTGGCGGCCGCAGCGCGCCTGTGCTACCGCTCCGGAGGTATTGATACGCTGAAGGGCGAGATACCGGCCGGTCAGGCAAAGGCCTTCCTCAACAAACTCATGGGAATGGGCCACATGAGCCCAGTCGAGCATGTTTCATTCACCTTTGCCATAGAGGGTATCTCAAGGACCTGTTCTCACCAACTGGTGAGACACAGGCTTGCGTCATACAGTCAACAGTCCCAGAGATATGTGAGCAAGACCGCAGGATTCCAGTATGTGATACCGCCAGTCATTGATGACGACGAGGAGATGAGAACCCGTTTCAAAACTTTTATGAAAGAGACTCAAAAATTCTATAATTATCTGGTCGCCAGACTTGAAGAGAAGGGGCTTAAAGGTGAGTCCGTCCGTGAGGACGCACGGTTCGTCCTGCCTAATGCCGCTGAGACCAAGATCATTGTCACCATGAATGCGCGCGAGCTTCTTCATTTCTTCGCGCAGAGGTGCTGCAACCGGGCCCAATGGGAAATAAGGCGCATGGCCACGGAAATGTTGAAGCTGGCCAGGAACGTAGCACCCACCCTCTTTGCATTTTCCGGCCCGAGCTGCGTAAAAGGCCCGTGTCCTGAAGGAGCCTATTCCTGCGGGAGGATGAAAGAGGTCAGGAAGCGCTTCCGCAGTTTGTTATGA